The Zingiber officinale cultivar Zhangliang chromosome 2A, Zo_v1.1, whole genome shotgun sequence genomic sequence CGCATGAGTCGACTGGGAAGGGAGGCCGGCAGTGCCCATGGCTTGCACAGTTGAAAGTGAAGATGTGACGAAAGAAGGAATTCGCTTCCGTTCATTTTGGACGGATAAAAAAACAATCCAAAATCGATCGATGGATTTATAAATCCGTATTTTATCCTAAATAAACTATGGAAAAGATGAGTAATCCCTCCCTCTTGAAATAAACATGTGAAAACTTTTCGTGTGAAAATTTTTCCTCAGTTTTAGATCCATCCTCCCAAGTAAACAGAGCATAAATCCGAAATCACTGCAGTGTTCACAGGCTTGAATTCAAGACGGAATAATAAAATTCAAATAATGATGAACAAGTTCTAGTAAAGTACTACAAGGAGAGTACACCTTATTACACACTGTTTCATAGATCTCTCGACGCTAATGGACCACACTTGCAAGGTAGAGACACAAGCACAGACTGGTTAAGGACACCTCAAGAGAACACCTCTGCTACTGCAAATTCATTATCGTGGTGCTTTAAGTCTGCAACAAAACACCGACAAGTAAACAGTTCATTCTTGTAGTAAGAAGCAAATTTTGCAACCTAACCTACAAATGTATGAAGAGCTGGGTGAAATCATATATGTAAGAATAGTTTCACAGACTGATGGATATATATCATTGTTATGGAAGTCGTGGAGAATGGTCAGGTTCTCCATTCTTAAACACTATGCACAGAAGTCATTGTATGCAAGAATTGTAAAAGTAAAATAAACCTAAAGTGGGAACCTTTATGGTAGATTGGATCAAATCTTTAAAGAATCTGTTTGGTATGGATTTGACATCTGTAAGCTACAAGATGGAGCACTACCAGTAGAGGCGGAACCAATTTCTAGAATTTTCGACAAAATAATAACTATGAACCAGAAAATTGACTAGGGACTGACATCGCAGCAGAATGTCAAGATGAATCTTCTGCTCCCAGAAGGCAGTGAGAGGTTTACCTAGGGTTTTCTTAGATAAAAGGTACCAAACTGGTTTAACCTGAAAATAAATCATACGTCAAAGGAATAAGTGTTAAGATCCACCCATTTCTAAAGAACTCTTTTTCTAGATTAGTCAGATTAGCTAGTGTGACACTTTAGGCAAGGATTCACCAAGTCAATGAAAAACCATAACCAAACAAGAATGAATACCGTCAGAAACTAAAATTTATATTAGAAAATCTGAGTGAACTGTTAGGGTTTACTCTTAGAGTTTTCAAACCAACAAACAAGAAAAAAACATACATATTAGCAAAAAGACAAGATTCGAGGTACAAATATCAATATGCATATAGCCATATACTAGTCAAATGCAATTGGGAGCAACCAAACCAAGTTAGGTGAGTTTGCACGCGTATACTAGTCAAATGCCTCATGCGCCTAGCACTGAGGAAAAGCAAAGCAGTTAGATTCTACATCTAGGTAATCCAGGAGTCGAAGGGTTTTGATAGGGTCTCAAACTCAGGCATCAGTCCATTAGGTGCACATAACCAAAGCACAAAGGCGCTGGACACATTTATAAGTTCTATGTTAAGCAAACATAACAAGTTTGACCCACCCTACTCTTCTATATAATGGGAAATAGAAAATATATGACATGAGAGTTTTTCatcaataaaacaaataacaagaATATCAGGCGAAGTACCAATATCAACCAGGACAGAACACAAAAAAGGAATAAGGGagaaatatttttcattcttaTTGGTCCTTTCTCACGCAAACATCAAAAACAGTGATGATTATTCTGTTTCTTTAGTAGCTCGGTGCCTAGCACCAAATCTACAATTTCTTTAATTCTCTCTGCCACCaaaatgttttattttatttttcctttttggatgaataattttctttttatttaaagaGGAGAAGGCTCCATCATGACTTACGAATCAGCAAAATATGCACCTGAGTTCTTTTATTATTCTTCACAGCTAAATAATAAGCACTTCAAACAGCAACAATCCCACATTTCTTTCAACTAAAGTGGTCTATGGTCAACTGCAATGCTTTACATTTATTGCATTATAGATTTTGCAGTAAGGACAAGtactttttttcttttatcctgGATTTATTTTGGGATGCCAGTGTCATTAAATATTTAGAAAGGAAAATTTCCTAGTTGTCTCATGTGACCCAGAGTTCAAGCTATAATTTCATATGAATCTTCACTTGGAAAGGAAACTTTCCTAGTTGTCAAGTATGACCTAAAGTTCAAGGCATAATCTAATATGAATCTTCACTTACAAAGGTCCTCTAGAAGAAAGATTTAGGTCCTTCATACCTGCCATATCATATTCTCTACACTGAGAGTACAATCAGTAAGAGAAACAAATAGATCCACCACACCTGGAAATGCATGCCATTTCAAGTTGCATCTTGAGAGCATTTTTTGCCTAGGCATTATAAGTTAGTAGTTTTAACTTAAGGTATTCACTTACAATAGAGAGATTTAACTTATCGTTTTAATTGATTTTGTTCAAACATCCTATTGACAACAGATGTTATCTTCAAGAACAGCTAGCTATCCACACCCtcccaataaaaaaaaaaggaattggACAGGAAGATATGATCAATTCCACAATCAACTAACAAAAAAATTGCATTTTAGCATTCTAAGGAGCATGCATAACGCTAGCAAAGGTCAAAGGATTGCCTTTTTTCCTTTAGGTCAGAAGTGAAAAGAATTGATTTTATTGCATCAAAACAAAAACATGTTTTTCTATATACTTTAATCGATAACAATTACCATGTATAAACTGAATTCACGCAGACCTCCAGTACATCGTACCAAGATTTGAGTTTTCAACGATAAGAAAAGGTATTACCTTCAATTAGATGGCGCAGCAATCATACCAGTCTTCCTTGCATAAGCAAAGATCCCTCCGGCCTCAATAACCGGTCCAGCATCCCCAATCGGCTTCAACTTGTACTCCTTTCCGGTAGTATGGTTGATCAGCCGATTTTCCCCAAGCTCTACCGTCACGATATCCCCTGTGGTGCACTCCTTCCACAATCCGACCCTTTCACATTCCACCGGGTAGATCTCTCCGGTGGCCACCGAGTTACGGAAGAAGATCCTGGCATAGGACTCGGCAATGACGGCCCGGGAGCCTGCAGCGCCGAGGGCAACGGGGGCGTGTTCGCGAGAGGAACCGCAGCCAAAGTTAGCCCCGGCGATGATGATGGGGAAGCCAGTTTTCGTGGCGCCGGAGGCAATAAAAGGAGTAGAATAAGCGGCGGATGGGAGGCCGATAAAGGCGTAGGATCCGAGCTTCTCGTATTCGTCGGGCTTGGAGGGGACGAGGGTGAGGTACTCCGCCGGGATGATCTGGTCGGTGTCGATGTTATCTCCGAGGACGTAGCACGGGCCGTGGAAATTAGCAATAGAAGCATCGACCTTAGAGGAGGCAGAAGCGGCGCAGTGGCGGTGGATGGGGCTGTATTTTGGGGCCGAAAGGGAAGGGAGGGTTAGGGGAGAAGAGGAAAGGCGATGGTGGAAGGAGAGACGGGGGCGGCAAGACGAGAGGAAGGGAGCGTGGTTGTTGCAGGCATAGAAGGAATTCTTTACCGTCGACGGTGTCGCAGAGATCGCCGCCGCCGCCATCGCCGTAGTCGCCATGTTTGAGTCGGATGTGAAACTGTGAAGCTCGCTGCTTCCGACCATAAATAAGCGTTTTGGGTTAAATTGGGCCTTGGACCCGGTTATTTGGGCCTTGGAAATGATAAGTTTCAATTTACTCTATGCTTTACGTTGTTGTCGAAGTGCCCCCCAAATTTTACATATTTTGAAGCTCTCATGTCCACGTGGCCGATTTGTATTGGCTGCATCGGCAAAGGTGTTTCGTGTCGCGGTCAAAATTGAACAGAAGCTTCGGTCactcctttctctcttcttccttccatCGGCGAAGAAGCGGGTGGCGCGAGGCCTCCACCGCGCTGCCCCCTCCCTCCGGTCCGATCTCCCTGCTTCGTCCCTCTCCGGTGATTTATCCGATCGATGCCTCTTTACCTGCCCGGATTTCTGAACAGGAAGTACTGACAATGCGTATGCGAAACTAGGGAGATCGGGCTCTTCCGCTCTTCGTTCGCCGATCCCGTCTAATATGCCCTCCGTCGTCGCCAAGTCCTATTTTCCTAG encodes the following:
- the LOC122041465 gene encoding 3-isopropylmalate dehydratase small subunit 1-like, which encodes MATTAMAAAAISATPSTVKNSFYACNNHAPFLSSCRPRLSFHHRLSSSPLTLPSLSAPKYSPIHRHCAASASSKVDASIANFHGPCYVLGDNIDTDQIIPAEYLTLVPSKPDEYEKLGSYAFIGLPSAAYSTPFIASGATKTGFPIIIAGANFGCGSSREHAPVALGAAGSRAVIAESYARIFFRNSVATGEIYPVECERVGLWKECTTGDIVTVELGENRLINHTTGKEYKLKPIGDAGPVIEAGGIFAYARKTGMIAAPSN